A genome region from Hevea brasiliensis isolate MT/VB/25A 57/8 chromosome 9, ASM3005281v1, whole genome shotgun sequence includes the following:
- the LOC110658983 gene encoding putative pentatricopeptide repeat-containing protein At5g59900: MKLSRPHRPFLKPITISHAKPKYFCDFRSSVVQDNDDKYQDSQFIAILSGILRGKQSWTIALNEPFISSKLRPHHIEKLLMRSLDDSRLALRFFNFLGLHKNFSHSTMSFCILIHALVNANLYWPASSVLQTLLFRGLDPSEVFDALLDSFKECGFNSSLGFDLLIHIYVQNKRVFDGVMIFRLMKNCNLMPQVRTLSALLNGFLRIRRFDTVLMLFDEIASVNIKPDIYIHTAVIRSLCELKDFVKAKKMVQWMESSGCELSVVLYNVLIHGLCKSQRVWEAVEIKNGLVQKGLKADVVTYCTIVLGLCKVQEFEFGVEILNEMIELGFVPSEAAVSGLVEGMRRKGQIGVAFHLVNKVGRVGAMPNLFVYNALINSLCKDGKFDEAELLFKEMGQKGLCANDITYSILIDSFCRRGKLDIAIHLLGRMTEEGIKVTVYPYNSLINGHCKLGNLSAANSFFDAMLDKGLAPTVVTYTSLIDGYCNEGDLDKAFGLYDEMTGKGIAPNVYTFTAIISGLCQANMMIEAIRWFDEMREQNVMPNEVTYNVMIEGHCRQGNTVKAFELLDEMVEKGLVPDTYTFRPIISGLCSIGRVSEAKEFIDDLHKGHHKLNEICYGALLHGYCKEGRFWDALSASREMMERGMNMDLVCYAILIDGTIREHDIRTLFGLLKEMHDQGLRPDNVIYTNMIERHSKAGNLKEAFGLWDIMIDEGCIPNIVTYTALINGLCKAGFMDKAELLFKEILIGNITPNQITFVCFLDCLTKKGNMEKAVELHNALLKGFLANTVSYNIIIRGFCKLGMIQEATKILNEMTDNGIFPDHITYSTIIYEHCKRGNVQEAVKLWHTMLDKGLKPDAVAYNFMIYGCCIAGELRKAFEFKDDMIRRGMKLNRGTYNALTHRTDLNFI; encoded by the coding sequence ATGAAACTCTCTCGTCCTCATAGACCATTTCTGAAACCCATCACTATATCCCACGCCAAACCCAAATACTTTTGCGACTTCAGATCCTCCGTAGTTCAAGATAATGACGACAAATACCAAGACTCGCAATTTATAGCCATCCTCTCAGGCATTTTACGTGGAAAGCAAAGCTGGACAATTGCATTGAACGAGCCATTCATTTCAAGCAAGTTAAGGCCTCACCATATTGAGAAGCTCCTAATGCGGTCCCTCGATGATTCCAGGTTAGCTTTGAGGTTCTTTAACTTCCTGGGCTTGCACAAGAACTTTAGCCACTCAACCATGTCGTTTTGTATTCTAATTCATGCACTGGTTAATGCTAATTTATACTGGCCTGCTTCTTCAGTATTGCAAACATTGCTTTTTCGTGGGTTGGATCCAAGTGAGGTTTTTGATGCTCTTTTGGATTCTTTCAAGGAATGTGGATTTAATTCTAGTTTGGGTTTTGACTTGTTGATTCATATTTATGTGCAGAATAAGAGAGTTTTTGATGGTGTTATGATATTCAGGTTAATGAAGAACTGTAATTTGATGCCTCAAGTTAGGACTTTGAGTGCCCTGTTAAATGGTTTTTTAAGGATTAGACGATTTGATACAGTTTTAATGTTGTTTGATGAGATTGCGAGCGTGAATATTAAGCCTGATATTTATATCCATACAGCTGTAATTCGAAGCTTGTGTGAGTTGAAGGATTTTGTAAAGGCAAAGAAAATGGTTCAATGGATGGAGTCCAGTGGTTGTGAATTGAGTGTAGTGTTGTATAATGTGTTAATTCATGGGCTTTGCAAGAGCCAGAGAGTTTGGGAGGCTGTTGAGATTAAGAATGGTTTGGTTCAAAAAGGTCTAAAAGCAGATGTGGTTACTTATTGTACTATTGTACTTGGGCTCTGCAAAGTACAGGAGTTTGAATTTGGCGTGGagatattgaatgaaatgattgaATTGGGATTtgtaccaagtgaggcagctgttTCAGGTTTGGTTGAAGGGATGAGGAGGAAGGGGCAGATTGGAGTTGCTTTTCATTTGGTAAACAAGGTTGGAAGAGTTGGAGCGATGCCTAATTTGTTTGTATACAATGCATTGATCAATTCTTTATGTAAAGATGGAAAATTTGATGAAGCAGAGCTGCTATTCAAGGAAATGGGACAGAAGGGTTTATGTGCCAATGATATCACTTATTCTATTCTTATTGATTCATTTTGTAGAAGGGGAAAACTGGATATTGCAATTCATTTACTTGGAAGAATGACTGAGGAAGGGATAAAAGTTACAGTCTATCCGTACAATTCCCTGATAAATGGTCACTGCAAGTTGGGAAATTTGAGTGCAGCAAATTCTTTTTTTGATGCAATGCTTGATAAAGGTTTGGCACCAACTGTGGTAACCTACACATCACTAATAGATGGATACTGCAATGAAGGAGACTTGGACAAGGCATTTGGGTTGTACGATGAGATGACTGGTAAGGGCATTGCACCAAATGTGTATACCTTTACTGCAATAATATCTGGCCTTTGTCAAGCAAATATGATGATTGAGGCAATTAGATGGTTTGATGAAATGAGAGAACAGAACGTCATGCCAAATGAGGTCACTTATAATGTTATGATTGAAGGACATTGCAGGCAAGGAAACACGGTAAAAGCCTTTGAATTACTTGATGAAATGGTAGAGAAGGGCCTTGTTCCAGACACATATACCTTTAGGCCTATAATAAGTGGCCTATGTTCTATTGGAAGAGTATCTGAAGCCAAAGAGTTCATTGATGATCTTCACAAAGGGCATCATAAGTTAAATGAGATCTGTTATGGTGCCCTTCTGCATGGTTATTGCAAGGAAGGAAGATTCTGGGATGCGTTAAGTGCTTCTCGTGAGATGATGGAGAGAGGAATGAACATGGATCTTGTGTGTTACGCTATACTTATAGATGGAACCATACGAGAACATGATATTAGGACATTATTTGGTCTTTTGAAAGAGATGCATGATCAAGGATTAAGACCTGATAACGTAATATATACAAACATGATTGAGAGGCATAGCAAGGCAGGGAATTTGAAGGAGGCATTTGGCCTTTGGGATATAATGATTGATGAAGGATGCATTCCAAATATTGTAACGTACACTGCTCTGATAAATGGTTTGTGTAAGGCAGGATTCATGGATAAGGCTGAGCTTCTTTTTAAGGAAATATTGATTGGAAATATCACTCCAAATCAAATCACATTTGTTTGTTTCCTTGACTGCCTTACCAAGAAAGGGAACATGGAGAAAGCTGTGGAGCTTCATAATGCATTGCTTAAAGGTTTTCTAGCAAACACTGTttcatataatataattatccGGGGCTTTTGCAAATTGGGTATGATTCAGGAAGCAACAAAGATTTTGAATGAAATGACAGACAATGGTATTTTCCCAGATCACATTACTTATTCAACAATTATCTATGAGCATTGTAAAAGGGGTAATGTGCAGGAAGCTGTCAAATTGTGGCACACTATGCTTGACAAGGGTCTCAAACCTGATGCAGTAGCATACAATTTTATGATATATGGTTGCTGCATAGCAGGAGAACTAAGAAAAGCTTTTGAATTTAAGGATGACATGATAAGAAGAGGAATGAAGCTAAATCGGGGCACATATAATGCTCTCACTCATAGAACTGACTTGAACTTTATCTGA
- the LOC110658984 gene encoding zinc finger BED domain-containing protein RICESLEEPER 2 produces the protein MDLSDAVIVKSSRLKSVVWNDFDRVKKGDTFVAICRHCKKKLSGSSSSGTSHLRNHLIRCQRRSNHGITQFLSSREKKKEGTLALANVNVDQEQTRDEPLIVVNYKFDKFEQGQVKDDAGSVASGNFDQRRSQFDIARMIILHGYPVQMVEHVGFRVFVKNLQPLFEIVTTDRVEADCMDIYSQEKQKVYEVLDKLPGKISLSANLWSAFDDAEYLCLTAHYIDEAWQLKKKTLNFVLVDPTHTEDVRSEVIMTCLMDWDIDRKLFSMTFDSHSANDNVVHRIRDRLSQNRFLYCNGMLFDTRCAVSLMKVMVHDSLEVLSVVTHKIRESIRYVRSSQVTLMKFNEIASEGGVESQKCLCLDNPSRWDSTYFMLEVALEYRWVFSRLQEQDIAYSMCPTDLEWERVRTVTSYLKHFVEVANVFVKDKYPTANIYFSEICDIHLHLIEWCKNSDDFISSMALKIKSKFDEYWEKCSFSLAVAAMLDPRFKIKLIEYYYQQIFGTGSAELIDEVFEYIKALYNEHSIGSPLASFDQGLTCQVSGSAGCLPSSGRDSKDRLMGYDKFLHETSQSQGIRSDLDKYLEEPLFPRSVDFNILNWWKVHTPRYPILAMMARNILGIPMSKVTPEFAFDNGGRVLDREWSSLRPTTVQALMCSQDWIGEVEK, from the coding sequence ATGGATCTGTCAGATGCAGTAATAGTCAAATCCAGCAGATTAAAATCTGTGGTGTGGAATGACTTTGACAGGGTGAAAAAAGGGGACACATTTGTTGCAATTTGTAGGCATTGTAAGAAAAAACTTAGTGGATCAAGTAGTAGTGGAACCTCTCATTTGAGGAACCATTTGATTAGGTGTCAGAGAAGATCTAACCATGGCATTACTCAATTTCTGTCATcaagggaaaagaaaaaggaaggaaCCCTTGCTCTTGCCAATGTAAACGTTGATCAGGAGCAAACAAGGGATGAACCACTAATCGTTGTGAAttataaatttgataaatttgaacAAGGGCAAGTGAAAGATGATGCCGGTAGCGTTGCAAGTGGTAACTTTGATCAAAGGCGAAGCCAATTTGATATTGCTCGCATGATTATTTTACATGGTTATCCAGTTCAAATGGTTGAGCATGTTGGATTCAGGGTTTTTGTTAAGAATCTGCAGCCATTGTTTGAGATTGTAACAACTGACAGAGTTGAGGCTGATTGTATGGATATTTATTCACAAGAGAAACAAAAGGTTTATGAAGTACTGGATAAATTACCTGGCAAGATCAGCCTTAGTGCCAATTTGTGGTCTGCTTTCGATGATGCTGAGTACTTGTGTTTAACAGCACACTACATTGATGAAGCTTGGCAATTGAAGAAGAAGACATTGAATTTCGTCTTGGTTGATCCGACTCATACAGAAGACGTGCGTTCAGAAGTCATCATGACATGTCTGATGGACTGGGATATAGACCGTAAGCTGTTTTCAATGACATTTGATAGTCATTCTGCCAATGACAATGTTGTCCATAGAATCAGAGATCGGCTGTCTCAGAATAGGTTCCTCTACTGCAATGGTATGTTATTTGATACACGCTGTGCTGTAAGTCTTATGAAGGTGATGGTTCATGATTCACTGGAGGTGCTCTCTGTGGTGACACACAAAATTCGGGAAAGCATTCGTTATGTTAGAAGTTCACAAGTTACTCTGATGAAGTTCAATGAGATTGCCTCAGAAGGTGGAGTTGAGAGTCAGAAGTGCTTATGTCTTGACAATCCATCGCGATGGGACTCTACATATTTTATGCTTGAAGTTGCCTTGGAATACAGGTGGGTATTTTCTCGTCTTCAGGAGCAAGACATTGCCTATTCAATGTGCCCAACTGATTTAGAGTGGGAGAGGGTGAGGACAGTTACAAGCTATTTGAAGCACTTTGTTGAAGTTGCTAATGTTTTTGTAAAGGACAAGTATCCGACTGCAAATATATATTTTTCTGAGATCTGTGAtattcacttgcacttaattgaATGGTGCAAGAATTCAGATGATTTTATTAGTTCTATGGCATTAAAGATAAAAAGCAAGTTTGATGAATATTGGGAAAAATGCAGTTTTTCTTTAGCAGTTGCAGCAATGTTAGATCCTCGATTCAAGATAAAATTGATCGAGTATTACTATCAACAAATATTTGGTACTGGTTCTGCAGAGTTAATTGATGAAGTTTTTGAGTATATAAAGGCACTGTACAATGAACATTCGATTGGCTCTCCATTAGCTTCTTTTGACCAAGGTTTGACTTGCCAAGTGAGTGGTAGCGCTGGATGCTTACCTAGCTCTGGACGGGACAGTAAAGATAGACTGATGGGATATGACAAATTTCTCCATGAAACTTCCCAGAGTCAAGGTATAAGATCAGATTTGGACAAGTACCTGGAAGAGCCTCTCTTTCCTCGCAGTGTTGATTTCAACATATTAAATTGGTGGAAAGTTCACACTCCCAGGTACCCTATCCTAGCCATGATGGCACGGAATATTTTGGGAATTCCCATGTCAAAAGTTACACCAGAGTTTGCTTTTGACAATGGAGGGAGGGTGCTTGATCGTGAATGGAGTTCCCTGCGACCAACTACTGTTCAAGCTTTGATGTGTTCACAAGATTGGATCGGTGAAGTAGAAAAATGA